In Candidatus Defluviilinea proxima, a single genomic region encodes these proteins:
- a CDS encoding TlpA family protein disulfide reductase — protein sequence MKKKNIVLNVMLLLAFVLAACSGTAPDTMKKPEDAMMDKPTEEAMMDKPTEEAMMPHETPTADAMMMKETPTPDAMVKPTEEAMMEAPAWFSASLTDVHSGEAFTINDLKGKVVLVETMAVWCSNCFKQQTQVKALHESLGMRDDLVTIGFDIDPNEDAAQLKDFATTNGFEWKYVISPTDVSRDLSSLYGAQFLNPPSTPMLIIDRHGIAHPLPFGIKSADDLMKALQPYLDEAM from the coding sequence ATGAAAAAGAAAAATATTGTATTGAATGTGATGTTGTTACTGGCCTTTGTGCTGGCGGCCTGCAGCGGGACCGCCCCTGACACGATGAAAAAGCCCGAAGATGCAATGATGGATAAGCCGACGGAAGAGGCTATGATGGACAAGCCCACCGAGGAAGCCATGATGCCACACGAGACTCCTACGGCCGACGCCATGATGATGAAAGAAACACCGACCCCAGATGCAATGGTCAAGCCTACCGAAGAAGCCATGATGGAAGCACCTGCGTGGTTCTCGGCCTCGTTGACGGACGTCCATAGCGGTGAAGCCTTCACCATCAATGACCTGAAGGGCAAGGTGGTATTGGTAGAGACCATGGCAGTGTGGTGCTCCAATTGTTTCAAACAACAGACACAGGTGAAAGCGTTGCACGAATCTCTCGGTATGCGCGATGACCTTGTAACCATCGGCTTTGATATTGACCCGAACGAGGATGCGGCTCAACTCAAGGATTTCGCTACAACGAACGGCTTTGAATGGAAGTACGTGATTTCCCCTACAGATGTCTCTCGTGATCTCTCTTCTTTATATGGCGCACAGTTCCTCAACCCACCTTCCACTCCGATGTTGATCATCGACCGACATGGCATTGCACACCCGCTTCCTTTTGGCATCAAAAGTGCAGACGACCTGATGAAAGCGCTTCAACCGTATCTGGATGAGGCGATGTAA
- a CDS encoding trypsin-like peptidase domain-containing protein: protein MSFKRVLYIALIIAVASVSALTGAIAGGFAVYQAVQQRSSLPVSVQQIIPANNTDPNQTLVLNNTNIETAVTQSVQRVGPAVVTVVGTVPGQMTVFGLTGDQTVSGSGFFISDTGYLLTNNHVVEGTKQVKIVLSDGTEEQATIVGTDQYSDIAVLKTDAKVPAIASIGNSDKLDPGESVIAIGSPLGNFKNTVTVGVVSATGRSIDTGNGYQIEDLIQTDAAINHGNSGGPLVNLAGEVIGINTLVVRNTNSGDVAEGLGFAIPVNTAQAIAQQIIQKGYFARPYIGINFQPINPNIAARYNLSAQWGVYIMEVSANSPASTAGLQQGDIITKVGDVALDETHSYVNTLFAFKPGDQVTLTVMRNGQEMQVQITLGEANHT, encoded by the coding sequence ATGTCTTTTAAAAGAGTTTTGTATATAGCGCTCATCATCGCCGTCGCATCTGTCTCTGCATTAACTGGCGCCATCGCAGGCGGATTCGCTGTGTACCAAGCGGTTCAACAGCGGAGCAGTCTGCCTGTTTCTGTGCAACAGATCATACCGGCCAACAACACCGATCCGAATCAGACATTGGTACTCAACAACACAAATATCGAGACCGCAGTTACCCAATCTGTACAGCGGGTTGGCCCAGCAGTTGTTACTGTTGTTGGGACTGTCCCCGGCCAGATGACAGTCTTCGGTTTGACCGGCGATCAAACCGTGAGCGGAAGTGGATTCTTCATTAGTGATACCGGATACCTTCTCACCAACAACCATGTTGTGGAAGGCACAAAGCAAGTGAAGATCGTCCTCTCGGACGGCACAGAAGAACAAGCGACCATCGTCGGCACGGATCAATATTCAGATATAGCCGTATTGAAAACTGATGCGAAGGTCCCCGCCATTGCCAGCATTGGAAACTCAGACAAACTCGACCCCGGTGAATCGGTGATCGCCATCGGCTCACCGCTTGGGAACTTCAAGAATACCGTCACTGTTGGTGTGGTCAGTGCAACAGGTCGCTCCATAGACACGGGTAACGGCTACCAAATCGAAGACCTGATCCAAACTGATGCCGCGATCAATCACGGTAACTCAGGTGGTCCGCTTGTGAATTTGGCCGGTGAAGTGATCGGCATCAACACACTCGTTGTCCGTAACACGAACAGTGGTGATGTGGCCGAGGGGCTTGGTTTCGCCATCCCTGTGAACACAGCACAGGCGATTGCGCAACAGATCATTCAAAAGGGATATTTTGCCCGCCCGTATATCGGCATCAATTTTCAACCGATCAATCCCAACATCGCGGCTCGGTATAACCTGTCTGCCCAGTGGGGTGTGTACATCATGGAAGTATCGGCAAACAGCCCAGCCAGTACAGCAGGTTTACAACAGGGAGATATCATCACGAAAGTCGGTGATGTAGCATTAGACGAAACACATTCCTACGTGAACACATTGTTCGCCTTCAAGCCCGGCGACCAGGTCACATTGACCGTGATGCGGAATGGACAAGAGATGCAAGTACAGATCACATTGGGGGAGGCAAACCATACTTAA
- a CDS encoding redoxin domain-containing protein, which produces MKRYAFGLLALILFGCAHQAAVQSQADSASPKAASLPDLGPAPELTNDTWLNVDSPLRIASLKGKVVIVEMWTFGCYNCQNVIPSLKDWHGKYKDQGLVIIGNHYPEFSYEQDLDNVKNAVANLGIEYAVAQDNDGATWQAYKNHYWPTLYLIDKQGHIRYVHIGEGRYETTEENIKALLLE; this is translated from the coding sequence ATGAAACGTTATGCGTTTGGATTACTTGCCTTAATTCTTTTTGGATGTGCTCATCAGGCCGCCGTCCAATCACAAGCGGATTCTGCATCCCCAAAAGCCGCCTCACTGCCGGACCTCGGGCCTGCTCCTGAACTCACGAACGATACCTGGCTGAATGTTGACTCTCCTTTACGCATCGCAAGTTTAAAAGGAAAAGTTGTTATTGTCGAAATGTGGACGTTCGGATGTTATAACTGTCAGAATGTGATCCCCTCGTTGAAAGACTGGCATGGCAAATACAAAGATCAGGGACTAGTCATCATCGGCAATCATTACCCCGAGTTCTCATATGAACAGGATCTGGATAATGTAAAGAACGCAGTTGCGAACTTGGGAATCGAATATGCGGTTGCACAAGATAACGACGGAGCGACCTGGCAGGCTTACAAGAACCATTACTGGCCCACGTTGTATCTGATAGACAAGCAGGGCCATATCCGTTATGTGCATATTGGTGAAGGTCGATATGAAACGACCGAAGAGAATATCAAAGCATTGCTTTTGGAATGA
- a CDS encoding HAMP domain-containing protein encodes MKTTLSQTPLLARFTMGIVLIVAVSLAIFMLVMFPPMNELGLMALYLGITALVSALAGYAAYRLGWINYSPTLRWTLLGGYALASVLTFFNVWFSAQMMFASPHDLSLAIVLLIFAGGMAMVMGYFLSTTVTERIHGLKDAAEKLAQGDLNTRVPIKGKDEVAMLANAFNQMAGQLQAADQKQRDLDNMRRDLIAWVSHDLQTPLASMRAILEAVSDGVVDDPETVKRYLNTAQRDVRNLSALIDDLFQMAQLDAGGFPLSRAQASLSDLVSDTLESFTELAKQQNITLEGNVELDVDPVTMDTQAIGRVLNNLIGNALRHTTKGRVSVWVRRSAQGVEVTVSDTGEGIRAEDIQHIFERFYRGDASRSRHRGTGAGLGLAIARGIVRAHGGEIKVESQVGKGTQFTFHIP; translated from the coding sequence ATGAAAACAACCCTCTCCCAAACTCCCCTGCTCGCCCGATTTACGATGGGCATTGTATTGATCGTCGCGGTTTCGCTGGCGATCTTTATGCTGGTCATGTTTCCGCCCATGAACGAGTTGGGATTGATGGCTTTATATCTCGGCATCACGGCATTGGTCTCGGCGTTAGCTGGGTATGCGGCCTATCGTTTGGGTTGGATCAATTACTCCCCAACCTTACGTTGGACGTTGTTGGGTGGGTATGCACTGGCAAGTGTGCTGACATTCTTCAACGTCTGGTTCTCGGCGCAGATGATGTTCGCCAGCCCGCATGATCTTTCGCTCGCCATTGTGTTATTGATCTTTGCCGGTGGCATGGCCATGGTGATGGGGTATTTTCTTTCGACCACAGTCACAGAACGTATTCATGGATTGAAAGATGCGGCTGAAAAATTGGCGCAAGGTGACTTGAACACGCGCGTCCCAATAAAAGGGAAAGATGAAGTTGCCATGCTTGCCAACGCGTTCAATCAAATGGCCGGACAACTGCAAGCCGCCGACCAGAAACAGCGTGACCTCGATAACATGCGCCGTGACCTGATCGCATGGGTCAGCCATGACCTGCAAACTCCACTGGCTTCGATGCGTGCCATCCTTGAAGCCGTATCCGATGGCGTGGTGGATGACCCCGAAACCGTAAAGCGGTATCTCAACACAGCACAACGTGATGTGCGGAATCTTTCTGCGTTGATCGATGACCTCTTCCAAATGGCGCAACTGGATGCTGGCGGTTTCCCGCTCAGCCGCGCACAAGCATCTTTGAGCGATCTCGTTTCCGATACGCTCGAAAGCTTTACTGAACTTGCCAAACAACAAAACATCACGCTCGAAGGTAACGTGGAACTCGATGTTGACCCTGTCACGATGGACACACAAGCCATCGGGCGTGTGCTCAATAATCTCATCGGCAATGCGTTGCGTCACACAACAAAAGGCAGGGTCAGCGTTTGGGTGCGGCGCTCGGCTCAAGGCGTTGAAGTGACCGTCAGCGATACGGGCGAGGGCATCCGTGCGGAAGATATTCAACATATCTTCGAGCGTTTCTATCGCGGTGACGCTTCAAGGTCCCGCCATCGCGGCACTGGCGCGGGGTTGGGGCTCGCCATTGCACGCGGCATTGTCCGCGCACATGGGGGCGAGATCAAAGTGGAAAGTCAGGTCGGTAAAGGCACGCAGTTCACCTTTCATATTCCATAA
- a CDS encoding response regulator transcription factor yields the protein MKNILVVEDEASIAEVVSLYLKRAGFNVQIASDGKQAMNIFERQMPDFVILDLMLPEVDGLSLTRWLRDRSDVPIIMLTARREEIDRIAGLEMGADDYVVKPFSPQELVSRVRAVMRRLGRDQAETESERALSFENLVIEPMSRVVTVKGSPVELTAKEFDMLYLLARHPKQVFTREQLLERVWGGAQYIDPGTVTVHVRRLREKIEDDPSKPARLLTVWGVGYKFEP from the coding sequence ATAAAGAACATTCTCGTCGTGGAAGATGAAGCCAGCATCGCGGAAGTGGTGAGCCTATACCTCAAACGTGCGGGCTTTAACGTGCAGATCGCTTCGGATGGGAAACAGGCGATGAATATCTTCGAGCGCCAAATGCCTGACTTCGTGATCCTGGACTTGATGCTCCCCGAAGTAGACGGTCTTTCCCTTACCCGCTGGCTGAGAGACCGTTCCGATGTGCCGATTATCATGCTGACGGCCCGCCGCGAAGAGATAGACCGCATCGCTGGTCTCGAAATGGGCGCGGACGATTATGTGGTCAAGCCATTCAGTCCGCAAGAGTTGGTGAGTCGTGTTCGAGCGGTGATGAGGCGTCTCGGACGGGATCAGGCCGAAACGGAGTCTGAACGCGCGCTGTCGTTCGAGAATCTTGTTATCGAGCCGATGAGTCGCGTGGTCACAGTCAAAGGAAGTCCCGTTGAGTTGACAGCGAAAGAGTTCGATATGTTGTATCTGCTGGCGCGTCATCCGAAGCAGGTGTTTACGCGCGAACAATTGTTGGAACGTGTGTGGGGCGGCGCGCAATACATTGACCCAGGCACTGTGACCGTGCATGTGCGGCGCCTGCGTGAAAAGATCGAAGATGATCCGTCGAAACCCGCGCGGTTGTTAACCGTGTGGGGTGTTGGTTATAAATTTGAACCTTAG
- a CDS encoding cytochrome c biogenesis protein CcdA, whose product METIITSISLGLLATTSPCVLPLYPGFLAYISGGQEGMQNKAGRYFLGFFVLAGVLTMMLALGGIIALLSISIGRALSILIPIADLLIIVFGILLLLNINPFKSLPQVQVPVLSHPFVNAFIYGLLYGPIALPCSGPLVVSIFALSLTATEAFSQLNVFFWFGMGFGMPLLLLSFLSGAAQRWITRQFAMRARLINVISGLLLLGVGIYDLSVNWPLLQAYFL is encoded by the coding sequence ATGGAAACTATCATCACATCCATCTCACTCGGTTTGCTGGCAACGACCAGTCCCTGTGTTTTGCCGTTATATCCCGGCTTTCTCGCCTATATCAGCGGCGGGCAGGAAGGGATGCAAAACAAAGCAGGTCGCTATTTCCTCGGCTTCTTTGTACTGGCAGGCGTACTTACGATGATGCTCGCTTTGGGCGGTATCATTGCATTGTTGTCCATTTCCATAGGCAGAGCGTTGTCCATCCTGATTCCCATCGCTGACCTGCTTATCATTGTCTTCGGCATTCTATTGTTATTGAATATCAACCCATTCAAGAGTCTGCCGCAAGTACAGGTGCCGGTGTTATCGCATCCATTCGTCAATGCGTTCATCTATGGGTTGCTGTACGGACCTATCGCATTACCCTGTTCCGGTCCTTTGGTGGTGAGTATCTTTGCCTTGTCGCTAACCGCTACAGAGGCGTTCAGTCAACTGAATGTGTTTTTCTGGTTCGGCATGGGATTTGGCATGCCCCTATTGTTACTATCATTTCTCTCCGGTGCGGCACAACGCTGGATTACGCGTCAATTTGCAATGCGCGCCCGTTTGATCAATGTCATCAGCGGATTGTTGTTATTGGGGGTTGGAATTTACGATCTGAGCGTTAACTGGCCCCTGCTACAGGCTTATTTTCTTTAG
- a CDS encoding sulfoxide reductase heme-binding subunit YedZ encodes MKKFFTRFTPLQVAMHIYGWSTLVILIFQFFTNNLTANPIQALEQRTGRQALVFLVLSLACTPLNTLFKWSELLKRRRALGLYAFMYATIHVLIYLDLDYGLAWSFIVRDVFEKPRLIAGLIAILIMIPLAWTSFDIWKKRLGKNWKRLHQSIYILAPIVILHYIWSKKGNLFALQGEIIRPLIYGLIVVLLLIFRIPFVRKFIASLRDRVLALFRKRTLQPKTTPQ; translated from the coding sequence ATGAAAAAATTCTTCACGCGTTTCACCCCTCTTCAAGTTGCCATGCATATCTACGGCTGGTCAACGCTTGTGATCTTGATCTTTCAATTCTTCACGAATAACCTGACCGCCAATCCCATTCAAGCATTGGAACAACGCACAGGGCGGCAGGCATTGGTGTTCCTTGTATTGTCATTGGCGTGCACGCCGCTCAATACGCTTTTCAAATGGAGCGAGCTTCTCAAACGCCGCCGCGCGCTTGGGTTGTATGCCTTCATGTATGCCACCATTCATGTGTTGATCTATCTCGATCTTGATTATGGCCTCGCGTGGAGTTTCATTGTTAGGGATGTGTTCGAAAAGCCTCGTCTGATCGCTGGCTTGATCGCGATCCTCATCATGATCCCTCTCGCGTGGACGTCCTTCGATATTTGGAAGAAGCGCCTCGGTAAAAATTGGAAGCGTCTGCATCAAAGCATCTATATATTGGCTCCCATCGTGATATTGCATTATATATGGAGTAAAAAAGGTAATCTCTTTGCTTTGCAAGGAGAAATCATCCGCCCGTTGATCTATGGACTGATCGTCGTCCTGCTCCTGATCTTCCGCATTCCATTTGTGAGGAAGTTCATCGCCTCTTTACGTGACCGAGTCCTGGCTCTGTTTCGAAAGCGGACTCTGCAACCGAAAACAACCCCGCAATAA
- a CDS encoding transposase, with protein sequence MITDTMGLVVLAKVTAADVQDVYAGEETLVKLKKGKSLRARLQKIFADGGYRGHLVDWVKNELQAEITFILKVGNQKGFQVLPKRWVIERTNAWITRNRRMARDYERLVQSSESFIYILMIRLGLRRLAKFKIY encoded by the coding sequence GTGATTACAGATACGATGGGGCTCGTAGTTCTGGCCAAAGTCACTGCCGCTGATGTACAAGATGTTTATGCTGGCGAAGAAACTCTGGTGAAATTGAAAAAGGGGAAGTCTCTCAGAGCGCGTTTGCAAAAAATCTTTGCTGATGGTGGTTATCGTGGGCACCTCGTTGATTGGGTCAAAAATGAACTTCAAGCTGAGATCACCTTCATCTTGAAGGTAGGCAACCAAAAAGGATTTCAAGTTCTACCCAAACGCTGGGTCATTGAACGAACTAATGCTTGGATCACGCGCAATCGTCGTATGGCTAGAGACTATGAGCGCTTGGTGCAATCCAGTGAGTCTTTTATTTATATCTTGATGATCCGGCTTGGGCTACGACGTCTTGCTAAATTTAAGATTTATTAA
- a CDS encoding transposase — protein sequence MMTKSNQEYPTNLNDTEWKQIAPYLPRAKRKGRPREIPWRAIMNGIFYIVKNGCVWRDLPHEFPAWQTVYYYFRQFGKNRMWEKLNTIIRERVRIQAGRSPQASAMILDSQSIKSAEGGEKLVLMVAN from the coding sequence ATGATGACCAAATCAAACCAAGAATACCCGACTAACCTGAATGATACCGAATGGAAGCAAATTGCGCCATACTTGCCCAGAGCAAAGCGCAAAGGCAGACCACGAGAAATACCTTGGCGAGCGATTATGAATGGCATCTTTTACATTGTCAAAAATGGTTGTGTTTGGCGAGATTTACCACATGAGTTTCCTGCTTGGCAAACAGTCTATTATTATTTTAGACAGTTTGGGAAGAACCGCATGTGGGAAAAGCTTAATACGATCATTCGAGAGCGCGTTCGAATTCAAGCAGGGCGTAGTCCACAAGCGAGTGCAATGATTCTGGATAGTCAAAGCATAAAAAGTGCAGAAGGTGGTGAAAAATTGGTTTTGATGGTGGCAAACTGA
- the msrP gene encoding protein-methionine-sulfoxide reductase catalytic subunit MsrP — MNNKFKSVPVKSSEITPYSQYLSRRDFLKAAGIVTGSALLAACAPSVAGTVVPEKEAPQNLPTGLTDELGSPANSYEDITHYNNYYEFTTDKEGVASLATKFNPSPWTVEVYGLVNKPMTFGMEDLLKKYTQEERIYRLRCVEAWSMVIPWTGFTLSSLLKEVEPTSDAKYVRFETVNRPEEMPGMKSPFYPWPYQEGLRLDEAMNDLTILATGLYGQPMPNPNGAPIRLVVPWKYGFKSIKAITKIELIAEQPTTLWSQVGPNEYGFYSNVNPQVPHPRWSQASERRIGELGRRETLMFNGYAEQVAHLYDGMDLAVNY, encoded by the coding sequence ATGAACAACAAATTCAAATCCGTCCCTGTGAAATCATCTGAGATCACGCCGTATTCACAATATCTTTCACGCCGCGATTTTCTCAAAGCCGCGGGCATTGTGACCGGATCCGCGCTTCTCGCGGCGTGCGCGCCGTCGGTGGCAGGGACAGTCGTCCCTGAGAAAGAAGCGCCGCAAAATCTCCCGACCGGGTTGACCGATGAGTTGGGGAGTCCTGCCAATTCATACGAAGACATCACTCACTATAATAATTATTATGAATTCACCACGGACAAGGAAGGCGTTGCGTCATTAGCGACGAAGTTCAATCCATCGCCATGGACAGTGGAAGTATACGGTTTGGTCAACAAGCCCATGACCTTTGGCATGGAAGACCTGCTGAAAAAATACACACAGGAGGAGCGCATTTATCGTTTGCGTTGTGTGGAAGCGTGGAGCATGGTCATCCCGTGGACCGGGTTCACGCTTTCGAGTTTGTTGAAGGAAGTGGAGCCAACTTCAGATGCGAAATATGTGCGCTTTGAAACGGTCAATCGCCCCGAGGAAATGCCCGGCATGAAAAGCCCGTTTTACCCGTGGCCGTATCAGGAAGGTTTGCGCCTTGATGAAGCCATGAACGACCTGACCATTCTTGCCACCGGTTTATATGGCCAGCCTATGCCGAACCCAAATGGCGCGCCAATCCGTTTGGTGGTGCCGTGGAAATATGGATTCAAGTCCATCAAGGCCATTACCAAGATAGAATTGATCGCGGAGCAACCGACTACACTTTGGAGCCAGGTTGGACCTAATGAATATGGTTTCTATTCCAATGTGAATCCGCAGGTGCCACACCCGCGTTGGTCACAGGCCAGCGAGCGCCGCATCGGTGAATTGGGCCGCCGCGAAACATTGATGTTCAATGGGTATGCTGAGCAGGTTGCGCATTTGTATGATGGCATGGATCTGGCTGTAAATTATTAA